A single genomic interval of Rosistilla ulvae harbors:
- a CDS encoding ABC transporter permease, translated as MLTYVLKTLWRHRARTLLTVTGAAVAMFVFCCVGSVQEGLERLTTGSDANRSLIVFQENRFCPTSSRLPEDYARKILKVDGVRDVMPIQVWTNNCRASLDIVVFNGADPKQIQASRPVKLVAGSWSDFESRRDAAIVGRNVAQRRGLGVGDQFSIGEISVQVAGVFSSTVPSEENLIYTSLQFLQYTRGLDNAGLVTQHEVMLDENAEPDRVAAEIDQVLRAGSVATTTRRKGAFQASTLSDLVDLIGFAHWLGYACVGLVLSLVATTTVMSVQDRIKEYAVLQTIGVRPLRAMRLVLTESTILCLIGGASGTLLAVTALAVGGYSIGAEGATIAFRPSLGLLWSGLIVSLGVGVAAGIAPAIQAATVPIVRALRQE; from the coding sequence ATGTTGACCTACGTCCTGAAGACTTTATGGCGTCATCGCGCCCGGACCTTATTAACCGTGACCGGTGCGGCGGTGGCGATGTTCGTCTTTTGCTGCGTCGGTTCGGTGCAGGAGGGACTGGAGCGATTGACGACTGGAAGTGATGCAAACCGCAGCTTGATCGTCTTTCAGGAGAATCGGTTCTGTCCGACCAGCAGTCGGTTGCCCGAGGATTATGCGCGAAAGATCTTGAAGGTTGACGGAGTGCGCGATGTGATGCCGATCCAGGTTTGGACAAACAACTGCCGGGCGAGCCTCGATATCGTCGTCTTTAACGGTGCCGATCCAAAACAGATCCAGGCGAGTCGTCCGGTGAAACTTGTCGCCGGTTCATGGAGCGACTTCGAATCGCGGCGCGATGCGGCGATCGTCGGACGCAACGTCGCGCAGCGCCGCGGGCTTGGCGTCGGAGATCAATTTTCGATCGGCGAGATCTCGGTGCAGGTCGCGGGAGTCTTTAGTTCGACGGTCCCATCGGAAGAGAACTTGATCTACACCAGCCTGCAGTTCCTGCAATACACCCGCGGTCTGGACAACGCGGGGCTTGTGACTCAGCACGAAGTCATGCTCGACGAGAACGCCGAACCAGACCGCGTCGCGGCGGAGATCGATCAAGTTTTGCGAGCCGGTTCGGTGGCGACGACGACTCGGCGGAAGGGAGCGTTTCAAGCGAGCACGCTGTCGGACCTAGTCGATCTAATCGGATTCGCGCACTGGTTGGGATACGCCTGCGTCGGCTTGGTTCTCTCGCTTGTGGCGACGACGACGGTGATGAGCGTTCAAGATCGGATCAAAGAATACGCCGTCTTGCAAACGATCGGCGTGAGACCGCTGCGGGCGATGCGATTGGTTTTGACCGAGAGCACGATTTTATGCCTGATTGGCGGCGCCAGCGGTACGTTGTTGGCGGTGACCGCGCTGGCTGTCGGTGGATATTCGATCGGTGCCGAAGGGGCAACGATCGCGTTCCGTCCATCGTTGGGCCTGCTGTGGTCCGGCCTTATCGTGTCGCTAGGTGTTGGTGTGGCGGCCGGGATTGCGCCGGCGATTCAAGCCGCGACGGTGCCGATTGTGCGGGCGCTGCGTCAGGAGTAG